The Silene latifolia isolate original U9 population chromosome 4, ASM4854445v1, whole genome shotgun sequence region ACACAACCATAACATTACTGGTTAACAATCGAAAAGGTAGTACAATCTCACTATGGCCATGTTTGATTTGGGAGAAATTATTTTTATAGGAAATACGGatagaaaatctaattctttctgagagtacacaaattcttgtttgtgacggcacatatccgtcactcttgagtgacggataccattttacctcacaaagtacccactttttctctctctgcaacactattcatgtggtcccctttctccactaacccattttgttaccattttaactcacaaaatatccgccacaaatggtaacccgtcacaagggagaccaattgctgAGAGTATTCCGTTTTAAAACCCGAGGATGCTAAAATTCCCCTCTCACTCTTCCCTGCTTTCTCACCATTTCTCCACATAACTAAACAAGAAAAACTTAGTTTGGTGTTTCAGttaacaacttttttttttcagttaCGACATTTCTCTGTTGCATTATAAGTATTCCATTACAAGAAAAGGACCCTCGTCACATTGTGAATAAAAGGACATGACAAGAATTGGCTGTTAATATTTGTTAGCAATTTAGAGTAAAAGTGACCCAATTTGAGAATCTAATAGCAGTAGTACTATAATATACGTATAGCACTTACAAATTGGCTGATCAACACAATTGCGATATCTTCTCTTGTTGTGAACTCCTTGAATGCTTCTTCAATTTGTTTTACAGTTGTTTCTGAGCAGAAGAAAATTGTTAGTGAGGCATGCACACACAGGTATACTAATATACACACTAAGAGAGTGTATTTGTGTGTGTGACTGTGAATAGGCTGCATGAGGAATGGGGGTTTCCTAAAAGTTCGTAACAATGGCTGGGGGTAGAGAGAGTGTCAGTTTAATTGATTGCCTTCGCCATACAGAACTGAACTCCATATACAACGTGGCTAGAGACAACAAAAACGGCAACTACAATGATGGAGCTATTAGCTGAAATTATTTCAgttcagccgaccccaaatcattttgggattaaggctctgaggttgttgttgttgttgtatgcaTTGGCATTCAGCATAAATCACCATGAAAACAAGAAATATGTTATTTCAGTTATGCATTGGCATTCAGCATAAAAGAACATACAATTTTTATTCTTGTCATTTCTAATGAAGAAGCAACGGATACAGTTCTATGCCTAAGTTAAACCATTGATAGTAACTTGAAACTCCTTGAcgaaaatcaaacaaacaaagcaaaatctTCAGTAAGATGGTCCGATACTTAGGCAGGGCCACAACTTATGTTGGAGGTGGAAACTCACAAACCTTTAGAGCTTTCAAGTTTCAACAACCCACAATAAGAAAGTTTCATTCTTGAGCAAAATAAGGCTCAAGAGGACGAAACCTTGATTCAAGGCTTCCACCCCCACCCCCACTTACGGTAAATTCAGTGCACGTCTTTGGCCTTTCCCAGGAGGGAGCTTGGCTTTTTTTCCGATCATGTTAAACCATAATGAGTAAAACAGTAAAGCTAGAAGAACTCAGTGACTTACTATTGTCCACAATCAAGTAATTTGTCTTCCTGCGTATATCAACATTTCCAACTCCAGCAAGCAAAAACCCAGTCACGGTATCCTAAAACAAAGGATATCACGATAAGTCCAAGACAATTCCGAATACTAGTCAATCAACGAAACCCGTTAGTAATACATTCCTAAAAGACAGACACGTAAGGCAGTGACAAACTAACaactactccgtatttataacCCTCTCAGCTGTTGCCAACAATAGATTCAAAAGCAGCCCTCACGATTTGTTACTAACATAGAATTTGGATGCCAGACAAAGAACTTGAATTTGGAATAAAAATACAAGTTTGGGGTTCAAAACCTCCCAACTTTTACACACAAATACTAGTACACAGGCTTATCATGCTTCGAAAATCCGAAAATAATGTTGAAGTAGATAAAGCTTCCCGTACTCTTATCATCCAAGCCGACATATTAACAGCATGGAGCATTCCAATTACTCAAAGATCATATGGTTTGTTTGAGATATTATCCATAAATTCTATCATAAGTTGACAAACTCGCAATTCCAATCTGCTACAATGACGACTAACAGTCTAAAACTGGCGGAACAAAACTAAGGGGCGCTAGCAGAGGCGATCACCACCTAAATATTGACAAACTTTTCTATTTTACTCCCTCTTtccaaatcatttgtttaccttcgattaaaatacccttcacaaagaataaataaaggtaaacaaatgaatgagacggagggagtatctttTTTTATTACTACTTCGTCCCTCCTGAAATTTACGCCCCACAACTACAAATCCTCGCTCCGCCACTGATGACTAAAAAATCAACCTCGAATTATAGATCTTTCAGTTCTAAAACCACGAcgaattaatcaaattaatcaaaCCTAGCTCAACATCACCATATCACTTAAAAAGAACTGCACATATCCGAATTAACCAAACAAAATCAAATTTATGATGGAATTCAAtcaattcaacaaaattaaagaaCAAAAAACAATAATATCTTACCTCATCAGCAATAACAGCAATAATCGCTGAATTTTTCTGCGGAATTTGAGGTTTGTTCGCCATAATCAAACTAAAAACTGAACAAAAAAAAGTCAAAATCAGAATATAAATTCAAATCACAAGAGTGAAGATCGAAGATGAACGGAAAGTTAAAGTGCGAAGATCGAATCAAATTACGCAAATCAGAAATTGAATTTCGCGATTGAATTGAAGAAGGATAGAGAAAAACCTGAAGATCGAGTGTAATGAGGTTGTGGAGTTGTGGAAGAGGTGCTCACGTTGCTGGTCGAATCAAATTCACTGGATTGATGATTGATCTATTTGAAAGTGCGTCGttttccgtctcaatcatttatttatctttcgaTTTCGATCAAAAATACTTGCTCCGTATTATATTAATATACTCGTATTAAAGataattatttgactcggatcaGGTAAAATTGACCCGACTCAAGGGAGGAACCTTTGTAACCCGGTAACCTGAATTAACCGCACAATATTACTCGCCGAAATGTTTTCTATTCCAAACCAACCCATTGTCCATAAAGAAGTTGATAAAAACTCATTAATTAATAACAGACTGAAAATGACAGAACCTAAAATGACTTATGTCTCCTAAATTGAGGAATAAATAAAAGACATGCATAATTTCTTAGACACATTTAAAACTTGACGCTttcttatttgatttttttttaactaAATAAACCTAAAATCCTAAATAGATGAAAAAAAACAAGTTGTAAAATAATTCTTTTGGTTttgaaattataaaaaaaatgtaATCATGATACTTTGaagtaaataaataaaagagtcACAAAGTATTCTACAAATTTATTTTTTAAATCATGATACAATATacatagtaaaaaaaaaatttaataatGGTAC contains the following coding sequences:
- the LOC141652523 gene encoding V-type proton ATPase subunit F, producing MANKPQIPQKNSAIIAVIADEDTVTGFLLAGVGNVDIRRKTNYLIVDNKTTVKQIEEAFKEFTTREDIAIVLISQFVANMIRFLVDSYNKPIPAILEIPSKDHPYDPTHDSVLSRVKYLFSSESSSSR